From Pseudanabaena sp. PCC 6802, one genomic window encodes:
- a CDS encoding response regulator transcription factor, with translation MEAPNRSNPKVQDRDFLQIVLAESNSTISEPIVAELGKDQHRIVRCANLQETNRAMDSHVPDLLIIGNLEDSSCLEVFRECAQKFQNLPIILLCHTLEVNQFFKDWVVAKGGCDVMSGSPTKLHLLRQGLQNLMGRDQSVEPAQAAPAPAKIQEPAPPPAPASKPASNLPSPPPPLPKPPQAIAQNAKPAPKEPVKAAPIPTSSPGKSSRFQQTLTYQQTLAALNEISEISLKYFGGLVIGNYWKKAHKSLTAEHLWLECWSVDHTGVISFVSQDIPQENLTERQFESLLLWVKGFLKECDRIIADYIELLRQSNPSEQVKQIITNL, from the coding sequence ATGGAAGCACCAAACAGGAGCAACCCTAAAGTTCAAGATCGAGATTTTCTACAGATTGTCCTGGCTGAGTCTAACTCAACCATTAGCGAGCCAATTGTAGCTGAATTAGGCAAAGACCAACATCGGATCGTCAGATGCGCCAACCTTCAAGAGACAAATCGGGCAATGGACAGTCACGTGCCCGATCTGTTAATTATTGGCAATTTAGAAGATTCGAGTTGTTTAGAGGTATTTCGCGAGTGCGCGCAAAAATTTCAAAATTTGCCGATAATCTTGCTGTGTCATACGCTTGAGGTCAACCAATTTTTCAAGGATTGGGTAGTTGCCAAAGGCGGCTGCGATGTCATGAGCGGTTCCCCTACAAAACTGCATCTACTCAGGCAAGGGTTGCAAAATTTGATGGGTCGAGACCAGTCTGTCGAACCAGCTCAAGCTGCTCCTGCGCCTGCAAAAATTCAAGAACCTGCTCCACCACCTGCACCTGCATCTAAGCCTGCATCGAATCTGCCCAGCCCGCCGCCGCCACTACCAAAACCACCACAAGCGATCGCGCAAAATGCCAAACCTGCACCAAAAGAGCCGGTAAAAGCTGCCCCAATTCCCACCTCAAGCCCTGGTAAGAGTTCGCGCTTCCAACAAACCTTAACTTATCAACAAACTCTTGCCGCCCTGAATGAAATTTCGGAAATAAGTCTCAAGTACTTCGGAGGTCTGGTGATTGGTAATTATTGGAAAAAAGCCCATAAAAGCTTAACAGCAGAACATCTCTGGCTGGAATGCTGGTCGGTCGATCATACTGGGGTAATTTCCTTTGTCAGCCAGGATATCCCGCAAGAAAACCTGACTGAGAGGCAATTCGAGAGTTTACTGCTTTGGGTCAAAGGCTTTCTTAAGGAATGCGATCGCATCATTGCCGATTACATAGAGCTTTTGCGGCAGAGCAACCCATCCGAACAGGTCAAACAGATTATTACCAATCTCTAA
- a CDS encoding 2Fe-2S iron-sulfur cluster-binding protein, translating into MTKSNRTEEKSHTVSSADARHNAATLRIVLAESNPAIHQRLLKTIEGIGKWIVYPCSEYTELVQTLSSGAADLLILGNVDNGSCFEIFQLCNKEWDKLPVILVSHEVVIPEFYRHALAESKGLGGVVSSDPINHNELVRVIQNVTGVIRAQKQAQSLNFPSVKDVDTFVPLQIDSQLTTAATGEQLLNVLLSNKVNVLKACGGNGRCATCHVFVKEGMDALSPPTQQERLTLSLMRIEQSNARLACQCKVLDRGVVLEVPKGKYVNSEAELESLVGKKAQQSLVHPFTGEVLVQEGKLILRTALEKMQELNREFEKEMGVLLSLHEGI; encoded by the coding sequence ATGACCAAATCTAATCGTACGGAAGAAAAGTCACACACTGTTTCCTCTGCTGATGCCCGACATAATGCTGCCACATTGAGAATAGTCCTGGCCGAATCCAACCCTGCAATCCATCAGAGACTACTAAAAACTATTGAAGGGATTGGCAAGTGGATTGTCTATCCTTGTTCGGAATATACAGAGCTAGTCCAGACCCTCTCATCCGGTGCTGCCGATCTGCTGATTTTAGGTAATGTCGATAATGGTAGTTGCTTTGAAATCTTCCAACTCTGTAATAAGGAATGGGATAAGTTACCCGTAATTTTAGTATCCCATGAAGTCGTTATCCCTGAGTTCTACCGTCACGCGCTAGCAGAGAGCAAGGGCTTGGGTGGTGTTGTTAGTAGCGATCCCATCAATCATAACGAACTGGTGCGCGTAATTCAGAATGTCACCGGAGTGATTCGCGCCCAGAAACAGGCACAGTCTTTGAATTTCCCCTCGGTTAAAGATGTGGATACTTTTGTCCCGTTACAAATTGACAGCCAATTAACAACAGCAGCCACAGGCGAACAATTACTGAACGTATTACTCAGCAATAAAGTTAACGTTCTCAAAGCCTGCGGTGGCAACGGGCGTTGTGCCACCTGTCATGTCTTTGTGAAAGAGGGGATGGATGCTTTATCGCCTCCTACACAGCAAGAACGTTTGACATTGAGTTTAATGCGGATCGAGCAATCTAATGCCCGTCTAGCTTGTCAATGTAAAGTTTTGGATCGCGGCGTTGTTCTAGAAGTTCCCAAGGGGAAATATGTAAATTCAGAAGCAGAATTAGAGTCACTGGTTGGCAAGAAAGCACAGCAATCTCTCGTGCACCCATTCACAGGGGAAGTGTTGGTGCAGGAAGGAAAACTCATTCTGCGCACTGCTTTGGAAAAAATGCAAGAACTAAACCGCGAGTTCGAGAAAGAAATGGGAGTTCTATTATCCTTGCACGAAGGTATTTAA